The following coding sequences lie in one Spirosoma sp. KUDC1026 genomic window:
- a CDS encoding glycosyltransferase gives MVTKFNVVMTEPVRPTISIALCTYNGETYLPTQWQSLLDQHQYPDEVVICDDRSTDGTPALLRQLAADAPFPVRILENPVQLGYNKNFERALSECTGDLIFICDQDDYWFPEKISTMTAYMTERPHLQLAFCDAWVTDDDLKGRQIRFWECVNFDADVRQRWNDGEIMEVMLDGNRVMGCASVLRRSFLQTVLPIPEAIPGYIYDGWLALVGATDNTIAFVDSPLQLYRTHTQQQVGVQEQPPQAQVRVRDRFGRDRSKKLAPLQKKKDQLDMIYQLLSSRVARNAPGLLQLRRRLGHFTMRSCLPQNRLARLVPVLTGLSHGNYNRYAEAAANWYAPYLAAFGDLFE, from the coding sequence ATGGTTACCAAATTTAATGTAGTGATGACGGAACCGGTCCGACCAACGATCTCGATTGCCCTATGTACCTATAATGGGGAAACGTATTTACCCACGCAGTGGCAGAGTCTACTCGACCAACATCAATATCCGGACGAAGTCGTTATCTGCGACGACCGCTCCACGGATGGTACTCCAGCCCTGCTTCGGCAGCTTGCCGCCGACGCCCCCTTTCCGGTGCGTATCCTCGAAAATCCAGTCCAGCTGGGGTACAATAAAAACTTTGAACGCGCCCTGTCGGAATGCACCGGCGATCTGATTTTTATCTGTGATCAGGATGACTACTGGTTCCCGGAAAAAATCAGCACCATGACGGCCTACATGACCGAGCGTCCGCATCTTCAGCTGGCTTTCTGCGACGCCTGGGTAACGGACGACGACCTGAAGGGCCGTCAGATCCGGTTCTGGGAATGCGTAAATTTCGACGCCGACGTCCGTCAGCGCTGGAACGACGGTGAAATTATGGAAGTTATGCTGGATGGCAACCGGGTTATGGGTTGTGCGTCGGTGTTACGTCGCAGTTTTCTGCAAACGGTTCTACCCATTCCCGAAGCTATTCCCGGCTATATTTACGACGGCTGGCTGGCGCTGGTAGGCGCCACCGACAACACCATTGCGTTTGTCGATAGTCCGCTACAGCTGTACCGAACCCATACCCAGCAGCAGGTAGGTGTCCAAGAGCAACCCCCGCAGGCACAGGTTCGGGTCCGGGACCGGTTTGGGCGGGATCGATCTAAAAAGCTGGCTCCCCTCCAGAAGAAGAAAGACCAGCTCGATATGATTTACCAGTTACTGTCGTCCCGTGTTGCCCGCAATGCACCGGGTCTGCTGCAGCTCCGTCGCCGACTGGGGCATTTTACGATGCGAAGTTGTCTGCCCCAGAATCGCTTGGCGCGGCTTGTTCCTGTCCTAACAGGGCTGAGCCACGGCAATTATAACCGATACGCCGAAGCAGCCGCAAACTGGTACGCTCCGTACCTGGCCGCTTTCGGTGATCTTTTTGAATGA
- a CDS encoding DUF5672 family protein, whose product MKPASPVSVAVVIPAYKEQLSDYERISLTQCQRILGHYPICLVTPRSLDISNYREICPTLQVRSFDDGYFTSIQAYNRLMVSDEFYRAFQDVEYMLIHQLDAFVFQDDLADWCRQGYDYIGAPWLRDRDYTGWSDEIWFNVKKKVATLAGLKKADGVTPREIISLNSVGNGGLSLRRVSSLLRYLPRYHQKLAQYEQFQQDQYNEDIFWSIEVNRYWPNLRIPSYRKALHFAIEFYPQWAVEHFNNGKLPFGCHAWDIHGTAYWRPIFARYGYQI is encoded by the coding sequence ATGAAGCCAGCCTCACCGGTCAGCGTTGCCGTTGTTATCCCCGCATATAAAGAGCAACTATCTGATTACGAACGCATTTCACTGACTCAATGCCAGCGGATACTAGGGCACTACCCAATCTGTTTAGTAACTCCCCGGTCACTTGACATTTCCAATTACCGGGAAATATGCCCAACTTTGCAGGTACGCTCCTTTGACGACGGTTACTTTACCAGTATCCAGGCCTACAACCGGTTAATGGTATCAGACGAGTTTTACCGGGCGTTTCAGGACGTAGAGTACATGCTAATTCACCAGTTGGATGCCTTTGTGTTCCAGGATGACCTGGCCGACTGGTGCCGTCAGGGCTATGATTACATTGGAGCGCCCTGGCTTCGGGACCGCGACTATACGGGTTGGTCCGATGAAATTTGGTTCAACGTGAAAAAGAAAGTGGCAACTCTGGCCGGCCTCAAAAAGGCAGATGGCGTAACTCCACGCGAAATCATTAGTCTCAACAGCGTGGGCAACGGGGGTTTATCGCTACGGCGGGTCTCCTCGCTGCTACGGTACCTGCCCCGTTATCATCAGAAACTTGCTCAGTATGAGCAGTTTCAGCAGGATCAGTACAACGAAGACATTTTTTGGAGCATTGAAGTAAATCGATATTGGCCTAATCTACGTATTCCTTCCTACAGAAAAGCCCTTCATTTTGCCATCGAATTCTATCCGCAGTGGGCTGTTGAACATTTCAATAACGGAAAACTTCCCTTTGGCTGCCATGCCTGGGATATTCATGGTACAGCGTACTGGCGACCAATTTTCGCCCGGTATGGTTACCAAATTTAA
- a CDS encoding glycosyltransferase family 9 protein, whose amino-acid sequence MAVSHPKGSSFQALWTHRYYKYTHIVGKYRSYSAKYRQLRRLKNSLGGKPLVAIILSEQMGDIIACEPVAREVRRQHPDAHIIWVVREAYVELVKYHPDLDGYLTEKCPSERMMLIQSGIYDKVYNMHISHRKCKYCPEDIVNPTADAIDLTFDNYYHRGDLLYMFSQAAGLPALDEQPRMYIPDSVKQQIDALKLPDQPIVIHTQSSHIMRDWPADNWNRLVNWMLATFPNPIIEVGIQPVVTSNDPRFVNLCGRLSLLETAEVIRRARLFIGIDSGPAHMANAGNTEGILLLGKLFDFVDYMPYSGRYKRGEGVTILNNFDQPCATLPYDWVENAVRKHLDQPE is encoded by the coding sequence ATGGCCGTCTCGCATCCAAAGGGGTCTAGTTTTCAGGCGCTCTGGACACACCGTTATTACAAATACACGCACATAGTCGGTAAATACCGATCTTACTCGGCCAAATACCGCCAGCTTCGTCGGCTGAAAAATTCGTTGGGCGGGAAACCGCTGGTCGCTATTATTCTCTCGGAGCAGATGGGCGATATTATTGCCTGCGAGCCCGTTGCGCGCGAAGTTCGTCGGCAGCACCCCGATGCGCACATCATCTGGGTTGTACGGGAAGCCTACGTCGAACTGGTCAAATATCATCCTGATCTGGACGGATATCTGACCGAGAAATGCCCCAGCGAACGCATGATGCTGATTCAGTCGGGTATTTACGATAAGGTGTACAACATGCACATCTCCCACCGGAAATGTAAATATTGTCCCGAAGACATCGTCAACCCTACCGCCGACGCGATCGATCTGACCTTCGACAATTACTACCATCGGGGGGATCTGCTGTATATGTTCTCGCAGGCCGCTGGACTCCCGGCGTTGGACGAGCAGCCTCGGATGTACATTCCGGACAGCGTCAAACAGCAGATCGATGCGCTGAAGCTACCGGACCAGCCAATCGTGATTCACACCCAGTCCAGCCACATCATGCGCGACTGGCCCGCCGATAACTGGAACCGGCTCGTTAACTGGATGCTGGCCACGTTCCCGAATCCGATCATCGAAGTAGGGATTCAGCCGGTGGTTACCAGCAACGATCCCCGGTTTGTTAATTTGTGTGGTAGACTAAGCCTTTTGGAAACAGCCGAAGTGATTCGTCGGGCCCGGTTGTTTATTGGTATCGATAGTGGACCGGCCCACATGGCCAATGCTGGTAACACCGAGGGCATTCTGCTACTGGGAAAACTTTTTGATTTTGTCGATTACATGCCCTACTCCGGTCGTTATAAACGGGGCGAAGGCGTTACAATCCTAAATAATTTTGACCAGCCCTGCGCTACCCTCCCCTACGACTGGGTGGAGAATGCCGTACGGAAACACCTGGATCAGCCGGAATAA
- a CDS encoding glycosyl transferase, whose translation MTIAFTICSINYLAQARTLGESLRVTNPDYTYIIGLVDKLEGANLPANLVPDFPMLEVDKINIPDFAAMCDRYDITELNTAVKPFYIDYLYENYPDASSVIYFDPDIIVFQPLEQLNKALTQYSLVLTPHTCSPTPDWERPNEQHHLNTGIFNLGFIGLRNDDTARSFVNWWKDRLVYECRIDLCAGLFVDQHWVNFAPVYYDNVLIDQHLGYNVAYWNLHERRIAQNATGDWIISPMNQSQQTGQFLLQFFHFSGYNPYKPDEISKYQTRYTFADRPDTRPLFDLYRNQLMHHQNDKYRQYPCVYIKPPAVLRYKRVRKALKIPFERIITLLESR comes from the coding sequence ATGACCATTGCGTTTACCATTTGTTCCATCAACTATCTTGCCCAGGCCCGAACCCTGGGTGAATCACTACGCGTAACAAACCCGGACTATACCTATATCATTGGTCTGGTCGACAAACTCGAAGGAGCCAACTTACCCGCGAACCTGGTCCCCGACTTTCCGATGCTGGAAGTTGATAAGATCAATATCCCGGATTTTGCGGCCATGTGCGATCGGTATGACATTACCGAACTCAACACCGCCGTCAAGCCTTTTTACATCGACTACCTTTACGAAAATTACCCGGACGCCAGCAGTGTTATCTATTTCGATCCGGATATTATTGTTTTCCAGCCGCTGGAGCAGCTGAATAAAGCGCTGACCCAGTACAGTCTGGTACTTACCCCCCATACCTGTTCGCCCACGCCCGACTGGGAGCGCCCGAACGAACAGCATCACCTGAATACCGGCATCTTCAATCTGGGTTTCATCGGACTACGTAACGACGATACCGCGCGTAGTTTTGTGAACTGGTGGAAAGACCGGCTGGTGTACGAATGCCGGATCGACCTGTGCGCTGGTCTTTTCGTCGATCAGCACTGGGTTAACTTTGCTCCGGTATATTACGATAACGTTCTGATCGATCAGCACCTGGGGTATAACGTAGCGTACTGGAACCTGCACGAGCGTCGCATTGCCCAAAATGCGACTGGCGACTGGATTATCAGCCCGATGAACCAGAGCCAGCAAACGGGTCAGTTTCTGCTTCAGTTCTTTCATTTCAGCGGTTACAATCCCTACAAACCCGACGAAATTTCGAAATACCAGACTCGGTATACGTTTGCCGATCGGCCAGACACCCGGCCCCTGTTCGATTTGTACCGGAATCAGCTGATGCATCACCAGAACGACAAATACCGTCAGTACCCCTGTGTGTACATCAAGCCCCCCGCCGTGCTACGATACAAACGGGTCCGGAAAGCGCTTAAAATACCGTTTGAACGCATCATTACCTTACTAGAATCCCGTTAA
- a CDS encoding acyltransferase family protein, whose amino-acid sequence MATQRTSPPATDLLRATQPLRGHMPQLDALRTFAVLLVIIYHWFPTGEGINRLPNGTIGVMIFFVLSGFLITRILLNNRNQINAGNGSLGITYRNFFVRRALRIFPLYYLVITAVLVLIPQASDIDDHPLYYYLYGYNILLSQTGNWSDVLSPFWTLGVEEQLYLVWPWIVLLTPRAYFRWVLVAMVAVGVLFRGYGYSQGQLDGVLAPASFDAFGLGALWAYMVTEQTDALPRFLQRLSVSSVLAFVGFVSLSLLPGDHILVVLFQRLMISVLSLFLVARASVGVQGLGGKILNNSGLQYIGRISYGIYVFHMLVPGYIVPLLFRLTNRLGVSITLDYWSHRLFSLVVLLALASVSWYAFEKPINQLKRYFSYDAGKNEG is encoded by the coding sequence ATGGCTACGCAACGTACCAGTCCACCGGCCACCGATCTTCTGCGGGCAACGCAGCCACTACGCGGGCACATGCCTCAGCTGGATGCGCTACGTACGTTTGCCGTGCTGCTGGTTATCATATACCACTGGTTTCCGACGGGTGAGGGCATCAATCGGCTTCCCAATGGTACAATTGGCGTCATGATCTTTTTTGTACTGAGCGGCTTTCTTATCACGCGGATTCTGCTGAACAATCGCAACCAGATCAACGCGGGTAATGGCTCGCTGGGCATTACGTACCGGAATTTCTTTGTTCGACGGGCGTTGCGGATTTTTCCGCTGTACTATCTGGTCATCACCGCTGTTTTGGTGCTCATTCCGCAGGCATCGGATATTGACGATCATCCGCTGTATTACTACCTCTACGGTTACAATATTCTGCTCAGTCAAACCGGTAACTGGTCTGATGTTCTGTCCCCCTTCTGGACGCTGGGCGTCGAGGAGCAGCTTTATCTGGTCTGGCCCTGGATCGTTCTGCTGACACCCCGCGCTTATTTTCGCTGGGTACTTGTCGCTATGGTTGCCGTTGGCGTGCTCTTTCGGGGATACGGCTATAGCCAGGGGCAGCTTGACGGCGTACTGGCTCCCGCCAGCTTTGATGCCTTCGGGTTGGGGGCTTTGTGGGCTTATATGGTTACGGAGCAGACAGACGCCCTACCTCGTTTTCTCCAGCGATTATCGGTCAGCTCAGTGCTGGCTTTCGTTGGTTTTGTTAGCCTGTCGCTTCTGCCCGGTGATCATATTCTGGTAGTTCTGTTCCAGCGACTGATGATCTCCGTACTCTCACTTTTTCTGGTAGCCAGGGCCAGCGTGGGCGTTCAGGGCCTTGGCGGCAAGATACTGAATAACAGCGGCCTACAATATATTGGACGAATCAGTTACGGCATTTATGTCTTTCATATGCTTGTTCCTGGGTATATTGTCCCCCTGTTGTTTCGACTGACCAATCGGCTGGGCGTATCAATTACGTTAGATTACTGGTCCCATCGGCTGTTTAGTCTGGTGGTGCTGCTGGCGCTGGCGTCGGTATCCTGGTACGCCTTTGAGAAACCCATTAATCAGTTGAAACGTTATTTTTCGTATGATGCAGGAAAAAATGAAGGGTGA
- a CDS encoding glycosyltransferase family 4 protein, producing the protein MTLLLLSNDANRAGAQLVLLHLMRLLKEEGVQMRLLLGEGGSLLDEYRALCPVTIWTTPSPFVTNAVGDKVLGKLGLWHQLNERKSAQQQRIVQQQLDLDSVDLVLVNTVTSSRWFRELAIPAHIPVVTFVHELAMSVRIYTRPDDLTYLLQRTTHLLAVSDTTARYYEQHWGFDPARITRFTLIDTPAMERAVGLASQQPNIYAELGLPNDALIVGGCGNAEWRKGNDLFIAIARQVIGRSADQPGAAQPGAARPIHFVWVGVPAGTLRDDLELDVQKAGLAGRVHLISPTPDVLRYMSRFDVFVLCSREDPYPLVVFEAGLSGVPVVCFADAGGSPELVESDGGAVVPYLDLDTMSSEILDLLQQPQKRQAMGQRLGAKIRERHAARQSVDTLLSLFAQLTP; encoded by the coding sequence ATGACCCTACTACTCCTTAGCAACGACGCAAATCGCGCGGGTGCCCAGTTGGTCCTGCTGCACCTGATGCGACTACTGAAAGAAGAAGGCGTTCAGATGCGGCTGCTCCTTGGCGAAGGTGGTTCTCTGCTGGACGAGTATCGGGCGTTATGTCCCGTCACGATCTGGACAACGCCCAGCCCTTTCGTTACCAACGCCGTGGGCGACAAGGTATTGGGAAAACTGGGGCTCTGGCACCAGCTCAACGAGCGAAAATCGGCTCAGCAGCAACGAATTGTCCAACAACAGCTCGACCTGGATTCCGTCGATCTGGTGCTGGTTAACACGGTTACCAGCAGCCGCTGGTTTCGGGAACTGGCCATTCCGGCGCATATTCCCGTGGTTACGTTTGTGCACGAACTGGCTATGTCCGTTCGGATCTATACCCGTCCTGATGACCTGACGTACCTGCTGCAGCGTACCACGCATCTGCTGGCAGTATCAGACACAACGGCCCGGTATTACGAACAGCACTGGGGTTTTGATCCGGCCCGCATTACCCGCTTTACCCTGATCGATACACCCGCAATGGAACGCGCGGTCGGTCTGGCAAGCCAGCAGCCGAACATCTACGCCGAACTGGGCCTCCCCAACGATGCCCTGATCGTAGGCGGCTGCGGCAACGCCGAATGGCGCAAAGGCAACGACCTGTTCATCGCCATTGCCCGACAGGTAATTGGCCGATCAGCCGACCAGCCTGGTGCGGCCCAGCCTGGCGCGGCCCGACCCATTCATTTTGTGTGGGTTGGTGTTCCGGCCGGCACATTACGCGACGATCTGGAACTTGATGTTCAGAAGGCCGGTCTGGCGGGTCGCGTGCACCTGATCTCTCCGACACCGGATGTATTACGGTACATGAGCCGGTTCGACGTATTTGTGCTTTGCTCCCGCGAAGACCCCTACCCCCTGGTGGTGTTCGAAGCGGGTCTGAGTGGCGTTCCTGTCGTCTGTTTTGCCGACGCCGGTGGCTCGCCCGAGCTGGTCGAATCTGATGGCGGGGCCGTCGTGCCGTACCTTGATCTGGACACCATGAGCAGCGAGATTCTGGATTTGCTGCAGCAGCCGCAGAAACGCCAGGCTATGGGTCAGCGGCTGGGCGCAAAAATCCGGGAAAGGCACGCGGCCCGACAGAGTGTCGATACACTTCTTTCGTTATTTGCTCAACTGACTCCCTAA
- a CDS encoding acetyltransferase: MAKVIIFGIMDTAELAHFYLTHDSEHEVVAFTVSQEYIADKTGYKGLPLVAFEDVQELFPPQEYKFFAPMTGRGMNKNRERIYLEAKAKGYAFISYVSSKATTFNNEIGENCFILEDNTIQPFTTIGNNVVLWSGNHIGHHGQIKDHVFFTSHVVMSGHCVIEPYCFFGVNSTIRDYLTIAEGTLVGMASAITKSTEAWGVYVGNPAEKRSIPSYKAY, from the coding sequence ATGGCAAAGGTTATCATTTTTGGGATCATGGATACCGCCGAACTGGCGCATTTTTACCTGACCCACGATTCGGAACACGAGGTAGTAGCATTTACTGTCAGCCAGGAATACATAGCTGATAAAACCGGTTACAAAGGCCTGCCACTGGTCGCGTTTGAGGACGTTCAGGAGCTGTTTCCCCCACAGGAATACAAGTTCTTCGCGCCAATGACCGGACGGGGCATGAACAAAAACCGCGAACGGATCTACCTGGAAGCGAAAGCCAAGGGCTACGCATTCATTTCCTACGTCAGTTCCAAGGCTACTACGTTCAACAACGAGATCGGCGAGAACTGCTTTATTCTGGAAGATAACACCATTCAGCCGTTCACAACGATTGGCAACAACGTCGTGCTCTGGAGCGGTAACCACATTGGTCACCACGGCCAGATCAAAGACCATGTGTTCTTTACGTCGCACGTCGTGATGTCGGGTCACTGCGTTATCGAACCCTACTGCTTCTTTGGCGTTAACAGCACCATCCGCGACTACCTGACCATCGCTGAGGGAACCCTCGTCGGTATGGCTTCAGCCATTACCAAATCAACCGAAGCGTGGGGCGTCTACGTCGGTAACCCCGCCGAAAAACGCTCCATCCCGAGTTATAAAGCGTATTAG
- a CDS encoding WbqC family protein: MTLAIMQPYFLPYIGYMQLMNLADTFVLYDDVAFINRGWINRNKLLINGQEHLFTLPLKDASQNKRINEVHLADDPKWRGKLLKTIEQGYRKAPQYGAVMPITEKIINFTTDSIADLIYASLVELNQYLGITTRLVASSSVYDNAELKAQARILDICKQEGATRYVNPIGGMELYDKPTFSEAGIELNFIRSQRVAYPQFKNEFVPWLSILDVLMFNDVPTTKAFLTHCELI, from the coding sequence ATGACGCTCGCCATCATGCAGCCTTATTTTCTGCCGTACATCGGCTACATGCAGCTGATGAACCTCGCCGATACGTTCGTGCTTTACGACGACGTAGCGTTCATCAACCGGGGCTGGATCAACCGTAATAAGCTGCTGATTAACGGGCAGGAGCACTTGTTCACGCTTCCGCTCAAGGACGCCAGCCAGAACAAACGAATTAACGAGGTGCATCTGGCCGATGATCCAAAGTGGCGCGGTAAACTGCTTAAAACCATCGAGCAGGGCTACCGGAAAGCTCCTCAGTACGGGGCCGTCATGCCGATCACCGAAAAAATCATCAACTTTACGACCGACTCTATCGCGGATCTCATTTACGCCAGCCTGGTTGAGTTGAATCAATACCTGGGGATTACGACCCGGCTGGTAGCTTCCTCGTCGGTTTATGACAATGCCGAGTTAAAGGCGCAGGCCCGTATTCTTGACATCTGTAAGCAGGAAGGCGCTACACGCTACGTGAACCCGATTGGCGGCATGGAACTGTACGACAAACCCACTTTTTCCGAAGCGGGTATCGAACTGAACTTCATCCGTTCGCAGCGGGTAGCGTACCCGCAGTTCAAAAATGAATTCGTTCCCTGGCTCTCAATCCTGGACGTTCTAATGTTTAACGACGTACCAACGACGAAAGCCTTTTTAACACATTGTGAACTGATATAA
- a CDS encoding glycosyltransferase family 39 protein, translated as MTFVYLVLLFLFVYYLTRLAARISRPSVSEWLLLTFLLGTTSVILTGFILSAFYLTANTLAWAGSVFVTATAIAWPLQRLANEQPLNVGSLLIDRRQQFGQWFSALSPYLKFLFATLFGTLAIVAVTNLLLVLFTVPNEWDSMTGHLNRVMQYIQRGSMRHFGGTNWNIDTYPKSVCNLQIYGFLMTGHFENGFKFIHHLSYWTAIVAVFGIVQRLGQLIRGNASLSASFFAALAYALLPDFLMQAVTTETDIVLTAYLSLLLYFLFTYRQTKASVYLYMAGMAFGLAFGHKITFALLLPSVFVIMVYTVFLSDSIATTFQRTWRLALGIAVGVCLWTLPTGYLKNIDVFGHPIGPPTALKHQSVERAGTLRNLLEQGSRNVVRYGYDHVNLDGIRNTALGVRVNHEMRQPLVWLENKLHMRLDEETDFSIQPFAFDRRFDFYNANPYWGIFGFGLVFPLLLLTLVGFTRSTAHLFIGLAFLLHFAALSYSAPYDPFKGRYFIETGLFGILFLALLFLSPRTRIDVAGRSIWKGYVGLVTVLGCLSAIMCIFLNIRALPFAWTNPDGKAYPSAFNSTRIKQMTLGRPDIYAPYQRFDELVPDSATVALGTINDDYEYPLYGPNLSRRLITINPFEQGVQPIPKEADYLFFAKSVIKPQPGDIRLGTDTTMRQQVVVPGEDYYLRELK; from the coding sequence ATGACGTTTGTTTATCTGGTTCTTCTCTTTCTTTTTGTCTATTACCTCACGCGGCTGGCAGCCCGGATCAGCCGCCCGTCGGTAAGTGAGTGGCTGCTGCTGACGTTTCTGCTGGGCACCACCAGCGTCATTCTGACCGGTTTTATCTTGTCTGCGTTTTACCTGACGGCTAACACACTGGCCTGGGCAGGCTCGGTTTTCGTGACGGCTACAGCTATTGCCTGGCCGCTGCAACGGTTGGCAAATGAACAGCCGCTAAACGTAGGCTCCCTGCTCATTGATCGCCGGCAGCAGTTTGGTCAGTGGTTCAGCGCCTTATCACCCTACCTGAAATTTTTGTTCGCGACCCTGTTCGGAACGCTGGCCATCGTGGCTGTGACAAATCTGCTGTTGGTGCTCTTTACCGTCCCTAATGAATGGGACAGTATGACAGGGCACCTGAACCGGGTCATGCAGTACATTCAGCGGGGCAGTATGCGGCACTTCGGGGGGACGAACTGGAACATTGATACGTATCCCAAAAGCGTCTGTAACCTCCAGATTTACGGGTTTCTGATGACTGGCCATTTCGAAAATGGTTTCAAGTTTATTCATCACCTCAGCTACTGGACAGCCATCGTGGCCGTTTTCGGCATTGTTCAGCGGCTGGGTCAGCTCATTCGTGGTAACGCTTCGTTGTCGGCGAGTTTCTTCGCGGCCCTGGCCTACGCACTGCTGCCCGACTTCCTGATGCAGGCGGTCACGACCGAAACCGATATCGTTCTGACGGCTTACCTGAGCCTGCTGCTTTATTTCCTGTTTACATACCGGCAGACGAAAGCATCCGTCTATCTGTACATGGCAGGTATGGCGTTTGGGCTGGCATTTGGCCACAAGATTACATTCGCGCTCCTCCTTCCCTCGGTCTTCGTCATCATGGTGTACACCGTGTTCCTGTCGGACTCGATCGCTACGACGTTTCAGCGAACCTGGCGACTGGCGCTGGGCATTGCGGTCGGCGTTTGTTTGTGGACGCTGCCGACGGGTTATCTAAAAAACATCGACGTGTTTGGCCACCCCATTGGCCCACCAACGGCCCTCAAACACCAGTCGGTGGAGCGGGCGGGGACACTGCGTAACTTGCTCGAACAGGGAAGCCGGAATGTGGTACGGTACGGGTATGACCACGTCAATCTCGACGGGATCCGGAATACGGCCCTGGGCGTTCGGGTTAACCACGAGATGCGACAGCCGCTGGTTTGGTTGGAGAATAAACTTCATATGCGGCTGGATGAAGAGACCGACTTCTCAATCCAGCCCTTTGCTTTCGATCGCCGATTCGATTTTTATAATGCGAATCCATACTGGGGTATTTTTGGCTTCGGTCTGGTCTTTCCACTCTTGTTACTAACATTAGTCGGCTTTACCCGCTCGACCGCGCATCTTTTCATTGGTTTAGCCTTTCTGTTGCACTTTGCGGCCCTCTCCTATTCCGCGCCGTATGACCCGTTTAAAGGCCGCTATTTTATCGAAACGGGCCTGTTCGGCATTCTGTTTCTGGCACTTCTCTTCCTGTCCCCTCGTACCCGGATCGATGTTGCGGGACGGAGCATCTGGAAAGGATACGTTGGGCTGGTGACAGTATTGGGCTGCCTTTCGGCCATTATGTGCATTTTCCTGAACATCCGGGCGCTGCCTTTTGCCTGGACGAATCCGGACGGGAAAGCGTATCCGTCGGCGTTCAACTCGACCCGGATCAAGCAAATGACACTAGGACGTCCTGATATTTACGCTCCTTACCAGCGTTTCGACGAACTGGTCCCCGACAGCGCTACCGTAGCGCTGGGCACGATAAACGACGATTACGAATACCCACTTTACGGACCGAATCTCTCTCGTCGGTTGATTACGATCAATCCCTTCGAGCAGGGCGTTCAGCCCATTCCTAAAGAGGCCGATTACCTGTTCTTTGCAAAAAGCGTAATCAAACCACAGCCCGGCGATATTCGATTGGGCACCGATACGACCATGCGCCAGCAGGTAGTGGTACCCGGTGAGGATTATTATTTACGAGAATTAAAATAA